From a single Streptomyces sp. NBC_01264 genomic region:
- a CDS encoding HAD family hydrolase: protein MAALGWLTPRRRSATARSVLAGEASAEAARKTAVADEEFDGADFLADAEAAEAEPQEPAEAEEPEEPEFPVAGDDLAAAFFDLDNTVMQGAAIFHFGRGLYKREFFRRRELARFAWQQAWFRLAGVEDPEHMQDARDSALSIVKGHKVSELMSIGEEIYDEYMATRIWPGTRALAQAHLDAGQKVWLVTAAPVETATIIARRLGLTGALGTVAESVDGVYTGRLVGEPLHGPAKAEAVRALAAAEGLDLARCAAYSDSHNDIPMLSLVGHPYAINPDTKLRKHARTNDWRLRDYRTGRKAVKIGVPAAAGVGAIAGGTAAAIALHRRRK from the coding sequence ATGGCCGCTCTGGGATGGCTCACCCCCCGTAGGCGCTCCGCCACCGCGCGGAGCGTGCTGGCAGGCGAGGCCTCGGCCGAGGCCGCCCGCAAGACCGCGGTGGCCGACGAGGAATTCGACGGTGCGGACTTCCTCGCGGACGCCGAAGCCGCGGAAGCGGAACCGCAGGAGCCCGCCGAGGCCGAGGAGCCCGAGGAGCCCGAGTTCCCCGTCGCCGGCGACGACCTGGCCGCCGCCTTCTTCGACCTCGACAACACCGTCATGCAGGGCGCCGCGATCTTCCACTTCGGCCGCGGCCTCTACAAGCGGGAGTTCTTCCGCCGCCGCGAACTCGCCCGCTTCGCCTGGCAGCAGGCCTGGTTCCGGCTCGCCGGGGTCGAGGACCCCGAGCACATGCAGGACGCCCGCGACAGCGCGCTGTCCATCGTCAAGGGACACAAGGTCTCCGAGCTGATGTCCATCGGCGAGGAGATCTACGACGAGTACATGGCCACGCGGATCTGGCCGGGCACCCGCGCCCTGGCCCAGGCCCACCTCGACGCCGGCCAGAAGGTCTGGCTCGTCACGGCCGCCCCCGTCGAGACCGCCACGATCATCGCCCGCCGGCTCGGGCTGACCGGAGCCCTCGGCACCGTCGCCGAGTCCGTGGACGGCGTCTACACCGGCCGGCTGGTCGGAGAGCCGCTGCACGGCCCCGCCAAGGCGGAAGCGGTCCGAGCCCTGGCCGCCGCCGAGGGACTCGACCTCGCGCGCTGCGCGGCGTACAGCGATTCGCACAACGACATTCCGATGCTGTCGCTGGTCGGACATCCGTACGCGATCAATCCCGACACAAAACTGCGCAAGCATGCCCGCACCAACGACTGGCGCCTGCGCGACTATCGGACCGGCCGCAAGGCCGTGAAGATCGGCGTCCCGGCCGCCGCGGGCGTCGGCGCGATCGCGGGCGGCACGGCCGCCGCGATCGCCCTGCACCGCCGCCGCAAGTAG
- a CDS encoding glutamyl-tRNA reductase, producing the protein MSLLVVGLSHRSAPVSVLERASLAADAKVKLLHDTLAAEPAAEAAVLATCNRIELYADVDKFHAGVAELSTLLAQHSGVALEELTPYLYVHYEDRAVHHLFSVACGLDSMVVGEGQILGQIKDALALGQELHTAGRLINDLFQQALRVGKRAHSETGIDRAGQSLVTFGLEQLAVRVPVEEWAAGKRALVIGAGSMSSLAAATLARVGVAEVVIANRTAERAERLAEILVASGTGVAASAIAMSGVADELGRVDVVVSCTGATGLVLTGDDVAAAVEAGPAGAVPYPPFHRSPGLRPGPDDGAAPLPGASPRTPAPQTPAGLDVPAGPDSAGVDAALVARLAVLAGEGRRIADAGAVRSKVVVEERDGCPVGLEALASDPGRTADGRAALAGVDAGSLELHGTWADQGEAAAQRQQPRKGVRDLVDAQPVRLALLDLAMPRDIDAAVHRIPGVRLVDIESLAETSADAPMAADVDAVRAIVAAEVAAFGAAQRAAHITPTVVALRAMAAEVVAMEVARLDGRVPDLDERQRAEVTQTVRRVVDKLLHAPTVRVKQLASEPGGAGYAEALRELFDLDPQTVASVSRADEADKNHDSGRAS; encoded by the coding sequence ATGAGTCTGCTCGTCGTTGGGCTGAGCCATCGCAGTGCGCCCGTGAGCGTGCTGGAGCGCGCCTCGCTGGCCGCCGATGCCAAGGTCAAGCTGCTGCACGACACGCTCGCCGCGGAGCCGGCGGCGGAGGCGGCGGTGCTCGCCACCTGCAACCGGATCGAGCTGTACGCCGACGTGGACAAGTTCCACGCGGGTGTCGCCGAGCTGTCCACCTTGCTGGCGCAGCACAGCGGGGTCGCGCTCGAGGAGCTCACTCCTTATCTGTACGTGCACTACGAGGACCGGGCCGTCCACCACCTGTTCTCGGTGGCGTGCGGGCTGGACTCGATGGTCGTGGGCGAGGGGCAGATCCTCGGGCAGATCAAGGACGCGCTGGCGCTGGGGCAGGAGCTGCACACTGCCGGGCGGCTCATCAACGATCTTTTTCAGCAGGCCTTGCGCGTGGGGAAGCGGGCGCACTCCGAGACCGGGATCGACCGGGCGGGGCAGTCGCTGGTGACCTTCGGGCTGGAGCAGCTCGCCGTGCGGGTGCCGGTGGAGGAGTGGGCCGCGGGGAAGCGGGCGCTCGTCATCGGGGCCGGGTCGATGTCGTCGCTGGCCGCGGCGACGTTGGCGCGGGTGGGTGTCGCCGAGGTCGTGATCGCCAACCGGACCGCCGAGAGGGCGGAGCGGTTGGCCGAGATTCTGGTTGCCTCGGGCACCGGGGTTGCGGCTTCGGCCATTGCGATGTCCGGTGTCGCGGATGAGCTGGGTCGGGTTGACGTCGTCGTTTCTTGTACGGGTGCCACTGGGTTGGTGCTGACCGGGGATGACGTGGCGGCGGCTGTGGAGGCGGGCCCTGCGGGGGCTGTCCCCTACCCGCCCTTCCACCGTTCCCCGGGGCTTCGCCCCGGACCCGATGACGGTGCGGCGCCGTTGCCGGGGGCCAGCCCCCGGACCCCCGCGCCTCAAACGCCGGCGGGGCTGGATGTGCCTGCGGGGCCGGATTCGGCTGGGGTCGACGCTGCCCTCGTTGCGCGGCTTGCCGTGCTTGCGGGGGAGGGGCGGCGGATTGCCGATGCCGGGGCCGTGCGGAGCAAGGTGGTCGTCGAGGAGCGGGACGGGTGTCCCGTCGGGCTCGAGGCGCTGGCTTCCGATCCGGGGCGGACCGCCGATGGGCGGGCCGCGCTCGCCGGGGTGGACGCCGGGTCGCTGGAGCTGCACGGGACCTGGGCCGACCAGGGCGAGGCCGCCGCGCAGCGGCAGCAGCCGCGCAAGGGCGTACGGGACCTGGTGGACGCGCAGCCCGTGCGGCTCGCGCTGCTGGACCTGGCCATGCCGCGGGATATTGATGCTGCCGTGCACCGGATTCCGGGCGTGCGGCTCGTCGACATCGAGTCGCTCGCCGAGACCTCCGCCGATGCGCCGATGGCCGCGGACGTGGACGCCGTACGCGCGATAGTGGCCGCGGAAGTGGCCGCCTTCGGGGCCGCCCAGCGGGCCGCGCACATCACGCCGACCGTGGTCGCCCTGCGCGCCATGGCCGCGGAGGTCGTCGCCATGGAAGTGGCGCGGCTCGACGGGCGCGTGCCCGATCTCGACGAGCGGCAGCGGGCCGAGGTCACCCAGACCGTGCGGCGCGTCGTCGACAAGCTCCTCCACGCGCCGACCGTGCGCGTCAAGCAGCTCGCGAGCGAACCCGGCGGCGCCGGGTACGCCGAGGCGCTGCGCGAACTCTTCGATCTCGACCCGCAGACGGTGGCCTCCGTCAGCCGGGCCGACGAGGCTGACAAGAACCACGACTCAGGACGGGCATCATGA
- a CDS encoding DUF5667 domain-containing protein yields the protein MIANVTPHRRANAFAQALEERTPSDLSEPDPAAEQSEAPAEPADHDRLLALASVLGERMPRPVLDPEVKVVQRAQLIAAMEAKVMEERAGGGVAADPQVPEQRTGRGAHRATSLRKLRPRSRWSKGIAAGGLTVGVAAGAFSGVAAASTDALPGDHLYPVKRGMEDIRLGMADDDSDRGELYLDQASSRLSEARRLMERGRLGALDHESLGEIRRALAGMKHDASEGHRLLQAAYERDGSLGPIQALSSFSRSHRDAWAKLRGNLPAQLTDVGGEVESVFQAIDQEVAPLQSLLPKPPEQTRGSGPSTKPSAPAGKQQTAPSPGTPSAAPNPSTDQTSGSPKTPPPDGRGLLGGTGNLLDPPAAQGQSTPSEPGAAPTPAHPDITLPPLLPGLLPGLGIKAEDAD from the coding sequence GTGATCGCGAACGTGACTCCGCACCGGCGGGCGAACGCCTTCGCCCAGGCCCTGGAGGAGCGGACCCCGTCCGACCTTTCGGAACCGGACCCGGCGGCCGAGCAGTCCGAGGCACCTGCCGAACCTGCCGACCACGACCGGTTGTTGGCCCTGGCGAGCGTGCTCGGCGAAAGAATGCCGCGCCCGGTGCTGGACCCCGAAGTGAAAGTGGTGCAACGAGCCCAGCTCATTGCCGCCATGGAAGCCAAGGTGATGGAAGAGAGGGCCGGGGGCGGCGTGGCCGCCGACCCTCAAGTGCCCGAACAGCGGACCGGCCGCGGCGCCCACCGGGCGACCTCGCTCCGGAAATTGCGGCCCCGCTCCCGCTGGTCCAAGGGCATCGCGGCGGGCGGTCTCACCGTAGGTGTGGCCGCGGGGGCCTTCAGCGGAGTGGCCGCTGCCAGCACGGACGCCCTCCCGGGTGACCACCTGTACCCCGTGAAGCGGGGCATGGAGGACATCCGGCTCGGGATGGCCGACGACGATTCGGACCGGGGCGAGCTCTATCTCGACCAGGCCTCGAGCCGGCTGTCGGAAGCCCGTCGGCTCATGGAGCGCGGCCGTCTCGGCGCACTCGACCACGAGTCGCTCGGCGAGATCCGCCGAGCCCTCGCGGGCATGAAGCACGACGCCTCGGAGGGCCACCGGCTGCTCCAGGCCGCCTACGAACGGGACGGCTCGCTCGGCCCCATCCAGGCGCTGTCCTCCTTCTCCCGGTCACACCGGGACGCGTGGGCCAAGCTCCGGGGCAACCTCCCGGCGCAGCTCACCGATGTGGGCGGTGAGGTGGAGTCGGTCTTCCAGGCCATAGACCAAGAGGTGGCGCCGCTCCAGAGCCTGCTCCCGAAGCCTCCGGAGCAGACCCGCGGCTCCGGCCCGTCCACGAAGCCGAGCGCCCCGGCGGGCAAGCAGCAGACGGCGCCCTCCCCGGGCACCCCGTCCGCGGCACCCAACCCGTCGACGGACCAGACCTCGGGTTCCCCGAAGACCCCGCCCCCGGACGGCCGCGGCCTCCTGGGCGGTACGGGCAACCTCCTGGACCCGCCCGCGGCCCAGGGTCAGTCCACCCCGTCCGAGCCCGGCGCCGCGCCCACGCCCGCCCACCCGGACATCACCCTCCCGCCCCTCCTCCCCGGCCTGCTCCCAGGCCTGGGCATCAAGGCGGAGGACGCCGACTAG
- a CDS encoding ECF subfamily RNA polymerase sigma factor, BldN family: MYPPVGVDASGLATLRATVLDQLRGFVPTAYTAPAFATAVPAGLGPAGPCYALTDGGATVGRRGRAGGSSAGGAASGTTAPAARRPTADSDQARMMDLVERAQAGEADAFGRLYDQYSDTVYRYIYYRVGGKATAEDLTSETFLRALRRISTFTWQGRDFGAWLVTIARNLVADHFKSSRFRLEVTTGEMLDANEVERSPEDSVLESLSNAALLEAVRKLNPQQQECVTLRFLQGLSVAETARVMGKNEGAIKTLQYRAVRTLARLLPDDAR; encoded by the coding sequence GTGTACCCACCTGTCGGGGTTGACGCCTCGGGCCTGGCTACGCTGCGCGCAACGGTCCTCGACCAGCTGCGCGGCTTCGTCCCCACCGCGTACACCGCCCCCGCATTCGCCACCGCGGTCCCCGCCGGACTCGGCCCGGCCGGTCCTTGCTATGCCCTGACCGACGGCGGGGCAACGGTGGGCAGACGCGGTCGCGCCGGCGGCTCGTCCGCCGGGGGCGCAGCCTCCGGGACCACCGCGCCGGCCGCCCGCCGCCCCACCGCGGACAGCGACCAGGCCCGCATGATGGACCTGGTCGAACGCGCCCAGGCCGGCGAAGCCGATGCCTTCGGCCGCCTGTACGACCAGTACAGCGACACCGTCTACCGCTACATCTACTACCGCGTCGGCGGTAAGGCGACCGCGGAGGATCTCACCAGCGAGACCTTCCTGCGTGCGCTGCGCCGCATCTCCACCTTCACCTGGCAGGGCCGCGACTTCGGCGCCTGGCTCGTGACGATCGCCCGCAACCTGGTCGCCGACCACTTCAAGTCGAGCCGCTTCCGCCTGGAGGTCACCACAGGCGAAATGCTCGACGCCAACGAGGTGGAACGGTCCCCCGAGGACTCCGTCCTGGAGTCCCTCTCCAACGCGGCCCTGCTGGAAGCCGTACGGAAACTCAATCCGCAGCAGCAGGAGTGCGTGACCCTGCGCTTCCTGCAGGGCCTCTCGGTCGCCGAGACGGCCAGGGTCATGGGGAAGAACGAGGGTGCGATCAAGACCCTCCAGTACCGGGCGGTCCGCACCCTGGCCCGCCTCCTCCCCGACGACGCCCGCTGA
- a CDS encoding glutaredoxin family protein — MSPLLRRAEKKRPEERLVTLIGKPGCHLCDDAQEVVEKVCAETGAQWEKKDISQDEELYRLHWEQIPVVLVDGEQHTFWRVNPDRLRRALQA, encoded by the coding sequence ATGAGTCCTTTGCTGCGCCGTGCCGAGAAGAAGCGTCCGGAGGAGCGGTTGGTCACGCTCATCGGGAAGCCGGGGTGCCATCTCTGTGATGACGCCCAGGAAGTGGTCGAGAAGGTCTGTGCCGAGACGGGCGCACAGTGGGAGAAGAAGGATATTTCGCAGGACGAGGAGTTGTACCGCCTGCACTGGGAGCAGATTCCGGTCGTGCTGGTGGACGGCGAACAGCACACCTTCTGGAGGGTGAACCCTGACCGGCTCCGACGGGCATTGCAGGCTTGA
- a CDS encoding redox-sensing transcriptional repressor Rex, with protein MATGRTHRPATRSRGIPEATVARLPLYLRALTALSERSVPTVSSEELAAAAGVNSAKLRKDFSYLGSYGTRGVGYDVEYLVYQISRELGLTQDWPVVIVGIGNLGAALANYGGFASRGFRVAALIDADPAMAGKPVAGMPVQHTDELEKIIEENGVSIGVIATPAGAAQQVSERLIAAGVTSILNFAPTVLSVPEGVDVRKVDLSIELQILAFHEQRKAGEEAAAAAAAGTPVAGTGTGAAPAAAVVPPAGRGAAVARKGGPDGDVPAVMPA; from the coding sequence GTGGCAACTGGCCGAACTCACCGACCGGCGACCCGCAGCCGAGGTATTCCCGAGGCCACTGTCGCCCGGCTTCCGCTGTACTTGCGCGCCCTCACCGCGCTCTCCGAGCGATCGGTGCCCACGGTGTCCTCCGAGGAGCTGGCCGCGGCCGCCGGAGTCAACTCCGCGAAGCTCCGCAAGGACTTCTCCTACCTCGGTTCCTACGGGACCCGCGGGGTCGGGTACGACGTGGAGTACCTCGTCTACCAGATCTCCCGCGAGCTGGGCCTGACCCAGGACTGGCCGGTCGTCATCGTCGGCATCGGTAACCTCGGCGCCGCGCTGGCCAACTACGGCGGTTTCGCGTCCCGCGGTTTCCGCGTGGCCGCGCTCATCGACGCCGACCCGGCCATGGCCGGCAAGCCGGTGGCGGGGATGCCCGTGCAGCACACCGATGAGCTGGAGAAGATCATCGAGGAGAACGGCGTCTCGATCGGGGTCATCGCGACCCCGGCGGGGGCCGCGCAGCAGGTGAGCGAGCGGCTCATCGCCGCAGGGGTCACCTCCATTCTGAACTTCGCGCCGACCGTGCTGTCCGTGCCCGAGGGCGTCGACGTGCGCAAGGTCGACCTGTCGATCGAGCTGCAGATCCTGGCCTTCCACGAGCAGCGCAAGGCCGGGGAGGAAGCGGCCGCGGCCGCTGCCGCCGGGACTCCCGTCGCGGGCACCGGCACCGGGGCGGCTCCGGCCGCCGCCGTCGTGCCGCCCGCCGGGCGGGGCGCCGCCGTCGCGCGCAAGGGCGGGCCCGACGGGGACGTTCCGGCGGTGATGCCGGCATGA
- a CDS encoding bifunctional uroporphyrinogen-III C-methyltransferase/uroporphyrinogen-III synthase, protein MNPTSPTTSAFPSVAVQGHVTFLGAGPGDPGLLTLRAVEALAAADVLIAEPEVLEVVRTHARAGVDTPQLTVADEKSAAAGVPVIRDAANLVMEAARSGRRVVRAVTGDPGLDGNAAEEMLACATGGIPFEVVPGVATAVGVPAYAGVPLTGKQGADVRFVNARTASARCWSEVGASDGILVVSATLETVSAAASELIGAGRKPDTPLTVTVAGTTTRQRTWSATLGTIAQVFKQGKILPSPEGARSVIAVVGEHGAVARREELSWFESKPLFGWRVLVPRTKEQAASLSDQLRSYGAVPHEVPTIAVEPPRTPQQMERAVKGLVTGRYEWIAFTSVNAVKAVREKFEEYGLDARAFAGIKVAAVGEQTAAALVEFGVKPDLVPSGEQSAAGLLEDWPPYDPVFDPIDRVFLPRADIATETLVAGLIELGWEVDDVTAYRTVRASPPPQDTREAIKGGGFDAVLFTSSSTVRNLVGIAGKPHNVTVIACIGPATAKTAEEHGLRVDVLSPEPSVGKLAEALAEYGAARREAAKEAGENVYRPSERRPGARRRRTT, encoded by the coding sequence TTGAACCCCACAAGCCCAACCACCTCCGCGTTTCCGTCCGTCGCCGTCCAGGGGCACGTCACCTTCCTCGGTGCCGGCCCGGGCGACCCGGGACTGCTGACGCTTCGCGCCGTGGAGGCCCTGGCCGCCGCGGACGTACTGATCGCGGAGCCCGAGGTGCTCGAGGTCGTACGTACGCATGCGCGCGCGGGGGTGGACACGCCACAGCTGACAGTTGCTGACGAGAAGTCAGCAGCCGCCGGAGTCCCGGTCATCCGAGATGCCGCCAATCTTGTCATGGAGGCCGCGCGCTCCGGCAGGCGGGTCGTCCGTGCCGTCACCGGCGACCCCGGGCTCGACGGGAACGCGGCCGAGGAGATGCTCGCCTGCGCCACCGGCGGCATCCCCTTCGAGGTCGTCCCCGGCGTTGCGACCGCCGTCGGCGTGCCCGCGTACGCGGGTGTCCCGCTGACCGGCAAGCAGGGTGCGGACGTGAGGTTCGTGAACGCGCGGACCGCCTCCGCGCGCTGCTGGAGCGAGGTGGGCGCCAGCGACGGCATCCTCGTCGTCTCCGCGACCCTGGAGACCGTCTCGGCGGCGGCGTCCGAGCTGATCGGCGCCGGGCGCAAGCCCGACACCCCGCTCACCGTGACCGTGGCCGGTACGACGACCCGGCAGCGGACGTGGAGCGCGACCCTCGGGACCATCGCGCAGGTGTTCAAGCAGGGCAAGATCCTCCCCTCGCCCGAGGGCGCGCGCTCCGTCATAGCCGTGGTCGGGGAGCACGGCGCCGTCGCGCGCCGCGAGGAACTGTCCTGGTTCGAGTCGAAGCCGCTGTTCGGCTGGCGCGTGCTCGTGCCGCGCACCAAGGAGCAGGCAGCCTCGCTCTCCGACCAGCTCCGTTCGTACGGCGCGGTGCCCCACGAGGTGCCGACCATCGCCGTGGAGCCGCCGCGCACCCCGCAGCAGATGGAGCGGGCGGTGAAGGGGCTCGTGACGGGACGGTACGAGTGGATCGCCTTCACGTCGGTGAACGCGGTCAAGGCCGTGCGCGAGAAGTTCGAGGAGTACGGGCTCGACGCCCGTGCCTTCGCCGGCATCAAGGTCGCCGCCGTCGGCGAGCAGACCGCCGCCGCGCTGGTGGAGTTCGGCGTCAAGCCCGACCTCGTGCCCAGCGGTGAGCAGTCCGCGGCCGGTCTGCTGGAGGACTGGCCTCCGTACGACCCGGTCTTCGACCCGATCGACCGCGTCTTCCTGCCGCGCGCCGACATCGCCACCGAGACCCTGGTGGCCGGGCTGATCGAGCTCGGGTGGGAGGTCGACGACGTCACCGCCTACCGGACCGTGCGCGCCTCGCCGCCGCCGCAGGACACCCGCGAGGCGATCAAGGGCGGCGGTTTCGACGCCGTGCTCTTCACGTCGTCCTCCACCGTGCGCAACCTCGTCGGCATCGCCGGCAAGCCGCACAACGTCACCGTCATCGCGTGCATCGGCCCGGCCACGGCCAAGACGGCCGAGGAGCACGGGCTCCGGGTCGACGTGCTGTCGCCGGAGCCGAGCGTGGGCAAGCTGGCGGAGGCCCTGGCGGAGTACGGGGCCGCGCGCCGCGAGGCCGCGAAGGAGGCCGGGGAGAACGTGTACCGGCCGAGCGAGCGGCGGCCGGGGGCGCGCAGGCGTCGTACGACCTGA
- the hemC gene encoding hydroxymethylbilane synthase codes for MNPRLDQPLRLGTRRSKLAMSQSGHVAEAVRVITGRPVELVEITTYGDVSRESLSQIGGTGVFVTALREALVRGEVDFAVHSLKDLPTTQPDDLVIAAMPQREDPRDALVARDGLTFEQLPDGARVGTGSPRRRSQLHAYARSLGKVIETVAIRGNVDTRIGFVRGGELDAVVLAAAGLNRIGRGDEATDLISVDNMLPAPGQGALAVECLASDTDLISALAELDDPYTRAAVTAERALLGALEAGCSAPVGALADLLADGQIVNEMRLRGVVGTLDGSTLVQLSTTGPVPQSYDEAMALGRELADEMLAKGAAGLMGERSL; via the coding sequence ATGAATCCACGTCTCGACCAGCCGCTGAGGCTCGGCACGCGGCGCAGCAAGCTGGCCATGTCCCAGTCCGGGCATGTCGCCGAGGCGGTACGGGTGATCACCGGCCGGCCCGTCGAGCTCGTGGAGATCACGACCTACGGTGACGTGTCCCGCGAGAGCCTCTCCCAGATCGGCGGCACCGGCGTCTTCGTCACCGCCCTGCGCGAGGCCCTCGTACGCGGCGAGGTCGACTTCGCCGTGCACTCGCTGAAGGACCTGCCCACCACGCAGCCCGACGACCTCGTCATCGCGGCCATGCCGCAGCGCGAGGACCCGCGCGACGCGCTCGTCGCCCGCGACGGCCTGACCTTCGAGCAGCTGCCCGACGGCGCGCGCGTCGGCACCGGCTCGCCGCGGCGCAGGTCGCAGCTGCACGCGTACGCCAGGTCGCTGGGGAAGGTCATCGAGACCGTCGCCATCCGCGGCAACGTCGACACCCGGATCGGCTTCGTGCGCGGCGGCGAGCTCGACGCCGTCGTGCTCGCCGCCGCCGGGCTCAACCGGATCGGCCGCGGCGACGAGGCCACCGACCTGATCTCCGTGGACAACATGCTGCCCGCGCCCGGCCAGGGTGCCCTGGCCGTGGAGTGCCTGGCGTCCGACACGGACCTGATCTCCGCGCTCGCCGAGCTCGACGACCCGTACACCCGGGCCGCCGTGACCGCCGAACGCGCCCTGCTCGGCGCCCTGGAGGCCGGCTGCAGCGCCCCCGTGGGCGCGCTCGCCGACCTGCTGGCCGACGGGCAGATTGTCAATGAGATGCGCCTGCGTGGAGTCGTGGGAACCCTCGACGGTTCCACACTGGTGCAGCTGTCCACCACCGGTCCCGTGCCCCAGTCGTACGACGAGGCCATGGCGCTCGGCCGCGAACTCGCGGACGAGATGCTGGCCAAGGGCGCGGCCGGTCTGATGGGGGAGCGGTCGCTTTGA
- a CDS encoding NAD-dependent epimerase/dehydratase family protein yields the protein MGKVVLVTGAARQLGGRFVRRIQRDPEVERVIAVDAVTPPHRLGSAEFVRADIRQSGIARVLAENAVDTVVHLAVTGGAATGAGSVSYGTVKETNVIGTMQLLGACQKSPTVRRLVVKSSTSVYGGTSRDPAVFTETTQPKSLPTAGFAKDATEVEGYVRGFARRRPDVAVCVLRFANILGPFADSALAEYFSMPLIPTVLGYDPRLQFVHEDDVLDVLRLASQTSGPGGLSGTFNIAGDGVLLLSQCARRLGRPTVPLLLPAVTWVGSALRAVGATDFSPEQIRLLTHGRVVETARMREVLGFEPMYTTAETFADFTRSRGGGLLPPERVARAVDRVAGMLDVDMDGAQR from the coding sequence GTGGGGAAGGTCGTGCTGGTCACCGGGGCTGCCCGGCAGCTGGGGGGCCGCTTCGTGCGGCGGATCCAGCGGGACCCCGAGGTCGAGCGGGTGATCGCGGTCGACGCCGTGACCCCGCCGCACCGGCTCGGCTCGGCCGAGTTCGTCCGTGCGGACATCAGGCAGTCGGGCATCGCCCGGGTGCTGGCGGAGAACGCGGTCGACACGGTGGTCCATCTCGCGGTGACCGGGGGAGCGGCGACGGGCGCGGGCTCCGTCTCGTACGGCACCGTCAAGGAAACGAACGTCATCGGGACGATGCAGCTCCTGGGAGCCTGCCAGAAGTCCCCGACGGTCCGGCGGCTCGTGGTGAAGTCCAGTACCAGTGTGTACGGGGGCACCTCGCGGGATCCGGCCGTCTTCACCGAGACCACGCAGCCCAAGTCGCTGCCCACCGCCGGCTTCGCCAAGGACGCCACCGAGGTCGAGGGATACGTACGCGGCTTCGCGCGCAGGCGGCCCGACGTCGCGGTGTGCGTGCTGCGGTTCGCGAACATCCTCGGGCCCTTCGCCGACTCGGCGCTCGCCGAGTACTTCTCGATGCCGCTGATCCCGACCGTGCTGGGCTACGACCCGCGGTTGCAGTTCGTGCACGAGGACGACGTACTGGACGTGCTGCGCCTGGCCTCGCAGACCAGCGGGCCCGGCGGGCTCAGCGGGACCTTCAACATCGCCGGCGACGGGGTGCTGCTGCTGTCGCAGTGCGCGCGGCGGCTGGGACGGCCGACGGTGCCGCTGCTGCTGCCCGCGGTGACCTGGGTGGGCTCGGCGCTGCGTGCGGTCGGGGCGACGGACTTCTCGCCCGAGCAGATAAGGCTCCTCACGCACGGGCGGGTCGTGGAGACCGCGCGGATGCGCGAGGTGCTGGGATTCGAGCCGATGTATACGACCGCCGAGACCTTCGCCGACTTCACGCGGAGCCGCGGCGGCGGGCTGCTCCCGCCGGAGCGGGTCGCGCGGGCCGTGGACCGGGTGGCCGGGATGCTGGACGTGGACATGGATGGAGCGCAGCGATAG
- a CDS encoding lysophospholipid acyltransferase family protein has translation MADAKVIPFDEDRPRRRSSPARRVRVAPEAPLAPAAEPAAEPVVEAVPEPAATGEGWDQRIAGGLAFLRRRITGEYEVDDFGYDKELTDQVLMSLMRPLYDKYFRVEVKGIENIPKEGGALIVANHSGTLPLDGLMLQVAVHDQHPAQRHLRLLAADLVFMLPVVNELARKAGHTLACAEDAQRLLEAGELVGVMPEGFKGIGKPFGDRYKLQRFGRGGFVSTALRAGTPIVPCSIVGAEEIYPMIGNSKTLARLLGIPYFPITPTFPLLGPLGAVPLPTKWTIQFGEPIPTDGYAAEAAEDPMLMFNLTDQVREQIQHTLYKLLVQRRSVFF, from the coding sequence GTGGCGGACGCCAAGGTCATTCCGTTCGACGAGGACCGGCCGCGACGGCGGTCCTCGCCCGCCCGGCGGGTACGGGTCGCGCCGGAGGCGCCGCTCGCACCCGCGGCGGAGCCGGCGGCGGAGCCGGTGGTGGAGGCCGTACCGGAGCCGGCCGCGACGGGGGAGGGCTGGGACCAGCGGATCGCGGGCGGGCTGGCGTTCCTGCGGCGCCGGATCACCGGGGAGTACGAGGTCGACGACTTCGGCTACGACAAGGAGCTGACGGACCAGGTCCTGATGTCCCTGATGCGGCCGCTGTACGACAAGTACTTCCGGGTCGAGGTCAAGGGCATCGAGAACATCCCGAAGGAGGGCGGCGCGCTGATCGTGGCGAACCACTCCGGGACCCTGCCCCTGGACGGCCTGATGCTCCAGGTCGCGGTGCACGACCAGCACCCGGCGCAGCGGCACCTGCGGCTGCTGGCGGCGGACCTGGTGTTCATGCTGCCCGTGGTGAACGAGCTGGCCCGCAAGGCCGGGCACACCCTGGCGTGCGCGGAGGACGCGCAGCGGCTGCTGGAGGCCGGGGAGCTGGTGGGCGTGATGCCCGAGGGCTTCAAGGGGATAGGGAAGCCGTTCGGGGACCGGTACAAGCTCCAGCGGTTCGGGCGGGGCGGGTTCGTGTCGACGGCACTGCGTGCGGGGACGCCGATCGTGCCCTGCTCGATCGTGGGCGCGGAGGAGATCTACCCGATGATCGGGAACTCCAAGACCCTGGCGAGGCTGCTGGGGATCCCGTACTTCCCGATCACGCCGACGTTCCCGCTGCTGGGGCCGCTGGGGGCGGTGCCGCTGCCGACGAAGTGGACGATCCAGTTCGGCGAGCCGATTCCGACGGACGGGTACGCGGCGGAGGCCGCCGAGGACCCGATGCTGATGTTCAACCTGACGGATCAGGTGCGGGAACAGATCCAGCACACGCTGTACAAGCTGCTGGTGCAGCGGCGGTCCGTCTTCTTCTGA